The following coding sequences lie in one Carassius carassius chromosome 1, fCarCar2.1, whole genome shotgun sequence genomic window:
- the LOC132145272 gene encoding uncharacterized protein LOC132145272, which translates to MFPHNFKRHITVIVSSLRRRTAVVSLGCAEGNHQMTSNKERPSCTPTPCIRGKRPMHQSTLTLGDQTKAIYSTTHAEYFSGRGLDGQALVFLPRDPCHSSQYDGKLKLSHIPVSRGQTHSRDVHSPKDIIPHYILHRVGLQNRTQNREGVVMKEVTNPAEATLYQTTYQTVHCTTSIRYQTNEARGQPVPWHRHNIITGEEKAAAGPGPVRRQSGESILWAARRWEMNRDSFHLY; encoded by the exons atgTTCCCACACAACTTTAAGAGGCATATTACCGTAA TCGTGTCATCTCTAAGAAGAAGAACTGCAGTTGTGTCTTTGGGATGTGCTGAAGGCAATCATCAGATGACCTCAAACAAAGAGCGTCCCAGTTGCACACCGACACCGTGCATACGGGGCAAACGGCCAATGCATCAAAGTACTCTGACTCTTGGCGATCAGACTAAAGCCATTTATTCTACTACACACGCAGAG TATTTTTCTGGGAGAGGCCTCGACGGTCAAGCGCTGGTCTTTCTGCCCCGAGATCCATGTCATTCCTCTCAGTATGATGGAAAGCTGAAGCTCAGTCACATCCCTGTGTCACGAGGACAGACACACTCCAGAGATGTACACAGCCCAAAGGACATCATACCA CATTACATACTGCACAGAGTGGGGTTACAGAACAGGACACAGAACAGGGAGGGGGTCGTGATGAAAGAGGTCACCAACCCCGCTGAGGCCACACTATACCAGACAACATATCAAACCGTGCACTGCACCACTTCCATAAGATATCAAACAAATGAAGCACGTGGACAGCCAGTCCCCTGGCACAGGCATAATATTATCACAg GAGAGGAGAAGGCAGCAGCTGGGCCCGGGCCGGTCAGAAGACAGTCTGGGGAGAGCATTCTGTGGGCAGCTCGGCGTTGGGAGATGAACAGGGACTCTTTTCATTTGTACTAA
- the zgc:153292 gene encoding uncharacterized protein zgc:153292 isoform X1, producing MPVCSAYKCKKRSDREYREAYSRGEFSFHKFPLADGLRVREWLRRMRWQNWWPTGNSVLCSDHFEKDCFEQVGSHKRLRKNAVPTIFNFPKHLQWKVPAVKRRSLNRKPVEVPIKPKPTTVSAPVTPRLEGKFVRVPVDADGSSLRPLHAGSFHDDYCKPQSFHWMKLSEGDDDEDDDDASDPGNDVAYDDDAPLETAENPNTPFIRVTERWQWLSIDVTGPFQESKGPYSHIVVICDYYTKWIEIFPSEKPNSDSIALLMCDAVSRYGFPLGFLTPWGARGIQVRTVNRALNNILMIKDLSLVSRHHQASQLEPHTQYHIVNMVEGLVKKFPDRWHVHLPVSVLRFNCSVHPETKHRPLSLHRSEGTKPYTSPRDQPLSEDELAKYTFKIQKPNPLKEIEALKRIFRESADCIVIS from the exons ATGCCTGTGTGTTCAGCCTATAAGTGCAAGAAGCGTTCAGATAGAGAGTATAGAGAGGCATACAGCAGGGGCGAGTTTTCTTTTCACAA GTTTCCGCTCGCTGACGGcttgagagtgagagagtggctCCGTCGGATGAGATGGCAGAACTGGTGGCCGACTGGAAACTCAGTCCTGTGCTCGGATCATTTTGAGAAGGACTGCTTTGAGCAAGTGGGCAGTCACAAACGACTGCGCAAAAACGCTGTCCCGACTATCTTTAACTTCCCAAAACATCTGCAGTGGAAG GTGCCAGCTGTCAAGAGACGATCTCTG aaTCGTAAGCCGGTTGAAGTGCCTATCAAACCAAAGCCAACCACAGTATCAGCACCAGTAACACCGCG GCTCGAGGGGAAGTTTGTTCGTGTGCCTGTGGATGCTGATGGCTCCAGCCTTCGCCCCTTGCACGCTGGCAGCTTCCATGATGACTACTGCAAACCACAG AGCTTTCACTGGATGAAGCTTTCAGAGGGTgacgatgatgaagatgatgatgatgctagT GATCCTGGAAATGATGTCGCCTATGATGACGATGCACCTCTTGAAACTGCTGAAAATCCAAACACTCCGTTTATCCGG GTGACTGAGAGATGGCAGTGGCTGAGTATAGATGTAACCGGGCCTTTTCAAGAAAGCAAAGGCCCCTATAGCCACATCGTGGTCATCTGTGATTATTACACCAAGTGGATTGAAATCTTTCCATCAGAAAAGCCAAATTCTGATTCCATTGCCCTGCTTATGTGTGATGCTGTTTCCCGATACGGGTTTCCTCTGGGATTTCTCACACCTTGGGGTGCTAGAGGGATTCAGGTCCGAACG GTTAACAGAGCACTCAATAATATTCTGATGATAAAGGACCTCTCCCTCGTCTCTCGGCATCACCAGGCGTCGCAGCTTGAACCCCACACACAATACCACATTGTTAA TATGGTGGAAGGTCTGGTGAAGAAGTTTCCAGACAGGTGGCATGTTCATTTGCCTGTCAGCGTGCTGCGCTTCAACTGCAGTGTGCACCCAGAAACCAAACACAGACCTCTGTCACTCCATCGCAGTGAGGGAACTAAACCTTACACATCACCCAGGGATCAGCCA CTCAGTGAAGATGAACTTGCGAAATACACCTTCAAAATCCAGAAACCAAACCCTTTAAAGGAAATCGAGGCTCTGAAACGAATATTCC GAGAATCAGCGGACTGCATTGtcatttcataa
- the LOC132145265 gene encoding gastrula zinc finger protein XlCGF57.1-like, which produces MMFIKEEHDDTSDPEPFTTENQHQEGLTEVKEESQALNEMEDRRQRHKAHDVLTGEKSLICPQTGKNYLSQSSTQTTAKKPFACSLCGKQCAHRGHLNDHMLTHTGEKPFACPQCGKRFSRRRSLNDHILIHSEEKRFVCPQCGKSYKRNEHFRSHLLSHDGGKPFTCSQCGKRFSFKRTLKDHIKLHTGECLHTCLQCGKSFLNKGHLKDHMKIHTGERPFTCPQCGKSFISKQNVTSHMRIHTEEKPFKCLQCGKGFAWASCLKIHMRHSHSEEREFTCEHCNKTFVLESYLKRHLKIHQNEKPFVCSVCGKSFLWLLCFKAHQKIHEGVKTHVCSQCGRAFATADYLIKHHKIHMGERPYVCLYCGKSFTKKANLVDHVRLHTGEKPYTCAQCGNSFTSRKGLSYHREKHCSQSVPQSCSLEIQIVPDMPKDCVSTIASTTFSGE; this is translated from the exons atgatgtttattaaagaggagcATGATGACACATCTGATCCAGAACCCTTCACAACAGAAAATCAGCACCAGGAAG GCCTGACGGaagtgaaagaggaaagtcaaGCTCTGAATGAAATGGAGGACAGACGTCAGCGTCACAAAGCTCATGATGTCCTCACTGGAGAAAAATCTTTGATTTGCCCCCAAACTGGAAAAAACTATCTCTCTCAAAGCAGCACTCAGACAACAGCCAAAAAACCTTTCGCCTGCTCTCTGTGTGGAAAGCAGTGTGCCCACAGAGGCCACCTGAACGATCACATGTTAactcacaccggagagaagccgtTCGCTTGCCCTCAGTGCGGGAAGAGATTCTCCCGCAGAAGAAGCCTCAACGATCACATACTGATTCACAGCGAAGAGAAGCGCTTTGTCTGTCCTCAGTGTGGGAAGAGTTACAAACGCAACGAGCACTTTCGGAGTCACTTACTGAGTCACGATGGAGGCAAGCCCTTCACCTGCTCACAGTGTGGAAAGAGGTTCAGTTTTAAACGAACCCTTAAGGATCACATCAAACTTCACACTGGAGAGTGTCTGCACACGTGCCTTCAGTGCGGAAAGAGCTTCCTGAATAAAGGACATCTTAAGGATCACATGAAAATCCACACCGGAGAGCGACCGTTcacctgccctcagtgtggaaagagcttcatcAGTAAACAAAACGTTACAtctcacatgagaattcacacggAGGAGAAGCCTTTTAAATGCCTTCAGTGTGGAAAGGGTTTTGCGTGGGCAAGCTGTCTGAAAATCCATATGCGCCACTCTCACTCGGAAGAAAGGGAGTTTACCTGCGAGCACTGCAATAAAACCTTTGTTTTAGAGTCGTACCTAAAGAGACACTTGAAGATTCATCAAAACGAGAAACCTTTTGTCTGTTCGGTTTGCGGGAAAAGCTTTTTGTGGCTCCTGTGTTTCAAAGCGCACCAGAAAATACACGAGGGCGTGAAAACCCATGTGTGCTCCCAGTGCGGCAGAGCCTTTGCCACGGCCGATTATTTGATAAAACACCACAAAATCCATATGGGAGAGCGGCCGTACGTGTGCTTGTACTGCGGAAAGAGTTTCACTAAGAAAGCAAACCTGGTAGATCATGTAAGGCTGCATACTGGAGAGAAGCCGTACACCTGCGCTCAGTGTGGAAACAGTTTCACCTCGAGAAAAGGTCTGAGCTATCACAGAGAAAAGCATTGTTCTCAAAGCGTGCCTCAGTCATGTTCCCTTGAAATCCAGATCGTGCCAGATATGCCTAAAGATTGCGTTTCTACCATTGCATCTACAACCTTTAGTGGTGAATAA
- the zgc:153292 gene encoding uncharacterized protein zgc:153292 isoform X2 has protein sequence MPVCSAYKCKNRSDGSYKEAYKRGDFSFHTFPLADGLRVREWLRRMRWQNWWPTGNSVLCSDHFEKDCFEQVGSHKRLRKNAVPTIFNFPKHLQWKVPAVKRRSLNRKPVEVPIKPKPTTVSAPVTPRLEGKFVRVPVDADGSSLRPLHAGSFHDDYCKPQSFHWMKLSEGDDDEDDDDASDPGNDVAYDDDAPLETAENPNTPFIRVTERWQWLSIDVTGPFQESKGPYSHIVVICDYYTKWIEIFPSEKPNSDSIALLMCDAVSRYGFPLGFLTPWGARGIQVRTVNRALNNILMIKDLSLVSRHHQASQLEPHTQYHIVNMVEGLVKKFPDRWHVHLPVSVLRFNCSVHPETKHRPLSLHRSEGTKPYTSPRDQPLSEDELAKYTFKIQKPNPLKEIEALKRIFRESADCIVIS, from the exons ATGCCCGTTTGTTCAGCTTATAAGTGCAAGAATCGCTCTGATGGATCTTATAAAGAGGCATACAAAAGGGGCGACTTTTCTTTTCACAC GTTTCCGCTCGCTGACGGcttgagagtgagagagtggctCCGTCGGATGAGATGGCAGAACTGGTGGCCGACTGGAAACTCAGTCCTGTGCTCGGATCATTTTGAGAAGGACTGCTTTGAGCAAGTGGGCAGTCACAAACGACTGCGCAAAAACGCTGTCCCGACTATCTTTAACTTCCCAAAACATCTGCAGTGGAAG GTGCCAGCTGTCAAGAGACGATCTCTG aaTCGTAAGCCGGTTGAAGTGCCTATCAAACCAAAGCCAACCACAGTATCAGCACCAGTAACACCGCG GCTCGAGGGGAAGTTTGTTCGTGTGCCTGTGGATGCTGATGGCTCCAGCCTTCGCCCCTTGCACGCTGGCAGCTTCCATGATGACTACTGCAAACCACAG AGCTTTCACTGGATGAAGCTTTCAGAGGGTgacgatgatgaagatgatgatgatgctagT GATCCTGGAAATGATGTCGCCTATGATGACGATGCACCTCTTGAAACTGCTGAAAATCCAAACACTCCGTTTATCCGG GTGACTGAGAGATGGCAGTGGCTGAGTATAGATGTAACCGGGCCTTTTCAAGAAAGCAAAGGCCCCTATAGCCACATCGTGGTCATCTGTGATTATTACACCAAGTGGATTGAAATCTTTCCATCAGAAAAGCCAAATTCTGATTCCATTGCCCTGCTTATGTGTGATGCTGTTTCCCGATACGGGTTTCCTCTGGGATTTCTCACACCTTGGGGTGCTAGAGGGATTCAGGTCCGAACG GTTAACAGAGCACTCAATAATATTCTGATGATAAAGGACCTCTCCCTCGTCTCTCGGCATCACCAGGCGTCGCAGCTTGAACCCCACACACAATACCACATTGTTAA TATGGTGGAAGGTCTGGTGAAGAAGTTTCCAGACAGGTGGCATGTTCATTTGCCTGTCAGCGTGCTGCGCTTCAACTGCAGTGTGCACCCAGAAACCAAACACAGACCTCTGTCACTCCATCGCAGTGAGGGAACTAAACCTTACACATCACCCAGGGATCAGCCA CTCAGTGAAGATGAACTTGCGAAATACACCTTCAAAATCCAGAAACCAAACCCTTTAAAGGAAATCGAGGCTCTGAAACGAATATTCC GAGAATCAGCGGACTGCATTGtcatttcataa